Part of the Mercenaria mercenaria strain notata chromosome 8, MADL_Memer_1, whole genome shotgun sequence genome is shown below.
ATCATGTTAGTACAAATGGGGTGTCATTGGCAGTACTGCAAACCGAGTTTTTGTACCTGTAGTATATGTTATGAGCTTCGTGACTATTGTATGAAGACCAACTAATCTTAAATGCAGAAGATTCATAATCGTATAGTtattatgaacaaaaaaaaaacataatttttattcaCTTGAACTCAAAGTTCCTCTTGATAAACAAATTTACAAGCAAATTAACATggcatgaaaatacaaatgacatgtatacatttttaacGGATTTTGACATTAaacgtatatatataaatatatttgtaagaTTTTTCAGGATTTGGATGGACGGATTAACATTTAAATAGCATACAAGTACTATACAGTTAATATTAATATTCAACGTCGCACCTATGCGCCGCCACAAGCCAACAAATTACACTACACAAAAAGTACTTCGGAACTGTTTGAAATCAGTTTCTAACAAATAAAGGTGTAtgtcaaagttacaatgcaaatgAGTAAGATACAAGTCGAGTGGCGCATAGGTTCAACAAAACCATACATGTAGGCCAAATGTCCATGTTACGCAACGCTGTAACTAGATGTGAGTATTGGAGTGTTCGCGTCTGATTCATGTATAGTTAACTAAAATACTGTCTTCTCTAATTCAGCACTACGCTAAATGGACACCCTAAAAGATACATGTTGCGTTACAATATTACACATTATTTAAACGCGACAGAAAGGACATTAATGCTTTGATAACAACAATAAACGACTACTGTTTATAGAACACAAAATGTAGTTCGGAACTGTTTAACATCACTTTCTATGTATATAGTTCCacatatattacatttattgAACTAACTATTCATGATCTGGTATCGCAATTCCACAGCTTcataaataaatttgcataacatttcaatttcatttttttctgctaCTATTTAATAATTGTGTAAACTTAAACATACTGGGTCTATTTCTATACTTACCGTCTTAACCTTTCATATGCTGGacacttaaaaacaaaattgaattcaTCTTCAATATCGTTTGTATTACAAATTTCACAAAACCTTTGAATACGATCTACTCTCTCACTTGAAAATCAACCTGTTTGTATCCTTAGACAATGTGCTGAGGTTCGTATTTTTGTTAATGCTATTCTAAGTTTTCTCGAggctatattttctaaataagatTCCAATCCAAAATTAACTTTAATAGATCTATACAATATAAGTACATTATTCGAATCTATACTGGCTCTCCATTATTGTATATACTCGTCTAATAATCtgtttaaaaacattcaaaaactGACTCTGGTTTATATCTGTAGGATATAACAACACATCTAAAAAGTCATATCTTTCAAGTAAGTTTCGTACTTGTGTGAACCAGTTATTGCATCCCTTACGGGCATCTCTCAAACCAGAATCGACTATAGACtggataataatattatttgtattcgttattttaaagcaatatttaaTGATGCGGATGTATCTGTTTATATACAGCGGATATCTTCCAAGTTTCCCGTACTCAGCTACATTACTACTAGACTGTCTTACACCAAGAAGCACTTTACAAAATCtaatatgaatattttctaaatttttcgacttagaaaagcCCCATATTTCGCTACCATACATACATGTCGATGCCACAAAGAAATCAAATAGCTGTAACGCCAGTTTTATTTTTGTATCAGATTTCTTTAAATTAGCTATGGGGGTATTAAGAGCTTTTAAACCTTTACCATACAAAGTTTGAGTATTTAACATTTCCAATATAATTAAGTGTAACACCTAAATAATTAAAGTCATGGACCACATCTATAACATCTTCTCCGTATATCCATTTTTCTTTAGCTTTTAGACCACCTCTCTTACGGAAAACAACTATTTTAGTTTTGGCCACATTTACTTCCAAGCCCCATTTATTACAATATTCGAGTAATTTATTTAATGAACATTAAGATCAAAAGGATTTTCGCCAATAAGAACCATATCGTCAGCgaacaaaagtaaaattaaacaaacatcTTGAAAACTTATACCAGACTTATCTGTACTTTGTAAATACAGTTCTAGATCCTCTATAAATAGTAAAAACATTACTGGCGAAATTATCTCCCCTTGACGTAAACCAATGGAAATATCGAAAAAGTCAGAAAAACTGCCGCATGACTTTATACATGATTTTACTGAGTTGCACATACTACTTTCAATTCTTAGCAATTTACCATTTAAACCTATATTACACAATTTATACCAAAGTGCATTCCTGTATATGGAATCAAAACAGCGGCGTAAATCAATAAATGCACAATACAAtcgtttattttcattcaatttttttttcaatcagggATTGTAAAATGAAAACAGCATCTATTGTTGAGCAGCCTTTTTTAAATCCGAATTGTGCATCAgatattacattattttcattacaCCATTTAGTAATTCGATGGTTTAATACACTAGTGAACAGTTTACCAAGATGACTTAGTAAGGTTATACCTCTGTAATTTTGTACatcttctttattttcttttttatgtaagGGTATTATACAAccttttgtcaatattttcaggtaaatacccgattctaaaatattattaaataattcagTAATATGACCCGAAAGAATATCACTTGTTTCTATAAAGTATTCATTTAGCAGGTTATCCATACCAGCTGCTTTATTTCTGTTAAGCACTGAAATTGCCTTGCATGCCTCCTGATAGGTTAAATTACTATTTAATTCAGGAAAAACAGGGTTAAAATCATCAAAATCGTGACTGTTATTAAAATTTTCTGCACTCTGGTGAGACGCATGATTTACCTCCGagaacatattttcaaaataaagtttaaaatcatCTAATGCTGTTCCATTATTATTTGCCcccttttgacttttaaaataacGCCAAAACCTCCCGAGGTTTGCACCTTTTTAAGTTctcaaaatgttttgttaattgCCATTTAAAAGACCTgcgttttttcttaaaaaaatctttgtatgaTTTCCTTAACCGCACCAATTCCAATTGATTAGACTCCGTATGAGAAATATTAATTTGCTAAAGAGCATGTTTATACATAGTCAAACCATTTAGACGACTTATCATCTTTATGTGTGATTTCAATGTTGGCACTTTTACTGCCATATTTTAAGAATAAGGGGTCTGCCACCTCCCTAACTACGTCCATGAATGCCTTCACCATTTCATTTACACTATTTGCATTGTTCATatcatattataataatataccaTTTGAAACTGGCAATTTTGCTATCAATCCAGCACGGTATGCTTCTTTTGCATTATCATTCCATTTGACAATCTCGTAGTTAAAAGATGTGGAGCAATTTTCAACCTCTGAATGACACAAAACTTCAAACTTTAAAGCAGAATGATCACTAAACTAATTGAAATTGctaacattaaaattatttatcattttaaaatctttttcactTAACAGTAAATAATCAATCACGCTGGCTCCATTATCACTGTAACACGTGTACACACCTTTACCAACATTGGCGCCTAAACGACCAATAGCTATTTGGAAGGAAGCAGACTTGCACATGTCTTTTAGTCTGTTACcataagagttacttcccttatcCATTGAAAATCTCGGCAGGGGcgtatcaataaaatattcatccTCGTCGATGTCAGACACATAATTATCACATAAGATGAAATCGTTTTTACACGATGTCCTTACGTTACAATCACCGGAAATCAGTACCGTGCCTCTGGATTTAAAATATTCTATATCATTTTGCAAACAGTCAACTAGGTCTATATCCAATATATTTGCAACCGGCGAATTTTCGGGCCATAAATATACTGCCACCAAGTAAATATCGGAAGAGGTTCTGAAGAAACATTtatcaaactttaaccaaacaatcGTGTCTAGTTCATTTTTAACAAGTGAAATTCCATTTTTAATACTATTTTGTACGTATAACACAATTCCATCACTATTCCGCTTTGCATTGCGATGCCTAAATTTTCGatataaattataacaaaaataaccGTCTAATTCAATGTTACTTAATTTACTGGTCCATGACTCCGTGAGAATTATAACATCGCTTTCAGTCAAGAAATCTGTGAAATTTTTGTCCGCTCTTTTAGCAGGACTAAGTCCATTGCATTCCAAACTAAACACTTAAGTCCATCCGCGAGCTCCTACGCGTCGGGAACAGCTTTGCCGTTGACGTATAACCTATCGTATGAGACTCAGGCAGTATTGCCTGCCTCATTTTCCTGCTTCATTTTCTTGAAAAGACCTTTCCTCTTCACTGCAATTTCCGGTGAAAACTGCTCCGTGACATATCAACACGTACCCCTAAGTTTATGACTAGATTTCCGAACGGCTTCTCTTTCCTGGAACAGGTTGAACTTGCAAACAATGCGACGAATTTTAGTTTGCCTTTCGATTTGATCTTGTGCAAGAGGACCCATGCGATGTGccctttcaattttcatatttgccaCTAAGTCTCTTGCAAGCTGTAGTTTTTCGACCATGAAATTTCGGAGGAtagtttctgtttttttctggATGTTCATTAGTTTATTCCTTTATTCCACCGAAAATCAAATTATTACGCATAGATTGCGATTGCATATAGGTCAAGGACTCTTTCATTTcgacatttttcttttctttatgaatactatatcattttattactcgCAACTCTGTTCGCCACAAATAACACGTATCGTAATTGACTGTATTGTAAAAGAGCAATAACATTTACAGATTTTAGGAAATTTTAGGTTTAGACAAAGCCTCTTGTGTCCAATGCCTCTTAGCTCGTCCAAGTGGTGGTCTATGTTTTAGAATAACATGAACAAAGCTGCACTTTCTCCTAGGATTTTAATCAGAATAGTGTACTTGTTACAATAGCCAAAGTAAATTGTACAGAAACTTGTGCTAACCATCACCTTGATTCATCGGTTACCTATCATTAAAGGCTACTTTCAATTCATCCCGTCCAGTTTCCTTCTATAAACTGTTGCGTTAAGCGGTACCTGATTTAAGCGGGCAGCGGCCAATTTAATGTACACCCGAATGCATCTTCTTACCCGATTTAACGGTCACTTCGCAACTTGTCTCTACTCAGTTATCGACGCGAGGTCACAGAATGATCAAGTATCAATTGTATACATGTTTGTCATAAATTATCCTTGATTTATCCCGTTAAATTGCGTATTTGGGAGAGGTGCCCAGCCTGCCTGAGCATGATTTTGGATTTTCTATTGAGATGTTTGCGTAACTGATAAAGTACGTAAGGAAACTGGATAAAGCTTTTACTTACCTAGCTGCTTCTGAATTGATCCAATTATCCtacagtccccgaaactggttttcaaccggtaggggactaacaagTTGAATTATTAACACAAAACCAAGATATTTGcagtcaacatttttaaaaatgcagcaatattttgcaataaatcaCTGAATAATGTTTCACTTACACAAGTGAGAATCATCATTGCATCAGACTCATTGGTAATTAATGACTTACATGTATCTCAGAAATTCACATTCTTTGGGATTAACCTTTGGttcataaaccatttgaatgggataataactaaaactgtttttatttgataaagctATTTCTAGCTAAATATATGCCCATGAATGTTACcttcaatgagacagagtgtcatacGCAAACCCAAGATTcttatctcaaagatcaaggtcacacttatgcgTCATATGTCATTTTAGAGCTTTCCTGTAACATTGATCAGAATGGAGCATTATTTTtcattacttagcataaatggaCACCTGCATGAAACGGAGTGTCACATGCAAATTGGCCCATGTACGAAATTAGTTCACATaaaaaaatacgggatccgtatactacacatagtgcatatacgggaaaaagtCTGGTAaacgtatattttaaaaataatggtCCGTGTATTCCCCCTATACGAAAAACACATTCGGTCTGTAtgtgacaaaagtacgggatctgTATACTGCGTATATCTTGCATAtacggggaaaaacctggcccgtatatcaccaaaatacaggtccgtatatccccgtatatcagatgtaaatacattccgtatatgccACAAGTATGGGATCCGTATATTACGTATACCATGTGTAGCAAAGTAAagtttcactttatttaaattgatgaaataattcactcaTTATATTTCTATGTACATGTCGTATGTCAGTACTCCGTATTCCGTTGTATCATGTTTGTACTATGTGTTCCGCTGTATTGTGTTGTACTCCGTGTTTGTATTATTATGTCCAATCATGTGTCCACCCGTGCATATGAACTTGTTTTGTAGGATATGAGTTTAAAAGCTGGAACTATTACGTAGTTGTAACCAAACGATAGAATTTTGTATACTTCTAAATTTCTGATAAATTTTTGAACAGTAAGAAATACTTTCTTGGTAGTTTTCATTTGGTTTGGCGTTGTTTTTGACCGTCGCGGTCTAAATTGTGAATTGCTACGTACTTTTACATTGCTATATCCGATTTTCGCGATATCAtcttttttttgtcagtttttatgTGTTCCCAAGTAATTTTTAAAGGTTGAATTACGGTTCCGTGTGTTACAATTTGTATTGTTGTGTAACATATATTCTTTGAATGTGTTTTGCTTGCTGCATGGTTTCCTCATATTGTATTCAGTTTTACTGAAAATTTGCAAGCATTATTTGACATATATTGTGCTGTGTGCTTAGATTCAAACTAGAATACATTCTAGCTATAAGAAACATATAGTGTCGATTACTAGTCTAGTTAGCCTAGTTAAGTAAAATATCAGTGTTTAGAAAAGTTTAGGGTATTCAATTCTTTGTGTTTACTGAGTTTGACCTGATTTCTTTACTTTCCCAACTAACTGcactgttattttttttctttggtataaTTTACACAGCACAATTTTCAGTGTGGTGTGAGTCTTAAAAGTTGCGTGTGAAATATTCGGAAACACAAATTTGCGTTATCCGTTTTCCCATTCTATGTGTACTctcattttatgtgtatttgttCGTGTTTACTGGTAATTTGTGTACATAGATAGTAGATACTTGTTCGACAGCATTTCAGATATATAAACTCTTGATTTCTGAAATTTGCATCAGGAGATTTTTCATATTGTCCATATTTGTTTATGATCATGAtgtgttttgtttgattttacttATAGTGACCATATGTGTGTTTCTATAGAGAAATTATCACAAATCTAATAGTTTTCAGATTTGATATTTTGTTCTCAGCATATTTAgacatttaaatgtaatttgatTACACAATATTTATTTCCAGTGTCCTGCAATTGCTGtaactttctactttcactttcagttttgCGGTTTTCTTTTTGAACAAATATATGTAAACTAataagatatatttcattttcagcataTCATGTATAAGTGCTGATTATTACCAGAACACTACTGTAGAGAGATTccagtaatatataaatatttatttgcagCTTGATTTGTCCAGAACAGGTTATAGTATTTGAAGTTGCAAATCATATTACATACACGTACTTGTGTTTTAAGTGGCTTTAGTGTATTTATTGGTCTGGTGAACCTGTGTACATTTATTTGTGTAGTGTTGATCAGTATATAATTTAACTTAATACACAATACATGTGTTGTGTTTACAGCATATTTGAATATTGACTTTTCACACACAggttagtttgtttacaaatactgtagatcatttgacctagatttgTTCTATACATCCTTTTGTTATAGGGATTAGTGACAGCAGTATATTGAATATTTCTATACTGAGTTGACCTTGAAGGcttgttttgttatttagaaATTAACAATACAGGAATTCTGAATTGAAGTTGAATTTAATTCAGcacttgcttttttttttggattaaatCGTTCGCTGAAATTAGCTGCATTAATTTTACAGCTGAACTTTGCATTTAGCCTatagtttataaaataaaaaataattagttACTTTCATCAGCTGCAGTTCTTAATGGCATCCTTTGAAAAATAACTTGATTTGGAACTTAGAAATATTTAACTTAAATAGTTAAAGTTACTTCAAACTTTTGAATTTATTTGAGTTTCAGTATAAACTCAGTTGATCTACAAAGCCATACTTAGTGAGAACTGGAATTCAAGCCGATGTGAGTTCATAAAATACTTTGTATATGTTTACagcaatttgatattttttttttactttttggtaaTTTAAGGATTACCTTgtacattgatattttttatttttgttttttttattgtgtcGTCTTTTCTGTTCTTACTCACTGAAGCAGAACTTGAAAACACTTCGGTACTATATATCTTTTAATGCCTACAGAGGAAGAAATGTTGAAAGCCCGCTCTGCCAAGTACAACATTACACCCAAAGGTACCCCACCTACTGGTATATCTGCTACAGATACTAAATCTAAGAACCCTCTCATGTTCCCACCCACAGGTCTACCTTCCACCCATGTGCATTTCATGTAGTTTAGTGTTTTCTAGCCTTCTTCGTTCCATCTTGGTAATATTCACAAGACTCCTTCACTGTTTTTACTGACAACAACCGTTGAACTATGACTTATCACTTTTTTGATGCCACTAGTCATAGGTCGGTTGCTGCTTTGTCTGCTTATAACTTCAGAATAGTTAAAAGTCTGGAAAACTTCATGCTTACTGTACATAACTGCTTTAGCCACAAACCTGATTTGTTTCCTGAAGCTGTCCAAGCTATATGTCTGGGCGTCATTGCTTATATCTCGCCCCTTGAATATTTGTCTGGTGGCTCAGCTCCTCAATTGGCCACTGAGAAGTTACTGCTACCTACAGATACCATCGATTGGGCCAAGAGGTAGGCCAGTGACCCTCACTGGTGAACCTCACCAGTTTGTAAGATGTTTACAACTCCAAGTCAAGAACAGATCGAATGGTAGAAGTAACCCTATGACGCAGTTAACATTCCCTATGAAGACCAACCAGTCTGATTTCAACGGACATCCGCAACAGTGAGAGTTAACAAGAAACTAGAGTCTacacaacaaaattcaaaatgcgAGAAATTGTGCATATGCAAGCTGGACAGTGTGGTAACCAGATAGGTGCCAAGTTTTGTGAGGTTATCTCAGATGAACACGGAGATTCAGACTTACAGCTTGAAAGAATTAACGTTTATTACAATGAAGCTACTGGCGGTAAATATGTTCCACGTGCTATATTGGTGGACTTGGAGCCTGGTACAATGGACTCTGTCAGATCTGGACCATTTGGACAGATTTTCAGACCAGATAATTTTGTGTTTGGACAAAGTGGTGCTGGAAATAATTGGGCAAAGGGACATTACACAGAAGGTGCTGAATTAGTGGACTCTGTGTTGGACGTTGTACGAAAGGAGGCCGAGAGTTGTGACTGTCTTCAGGGATTCCAACTTACACATTCCCTTGGTGGTGGTACTGGATCTGGTATGGGAACACTTCTGATCAGTAAAATCCGTGAAGAATACCCAGacagaatcatgaacacattctCAGTTGTGCCATCACCTAAGGTATCCGACACAATAGTTGAACCATACAATGCCACCCTATCTGTCCACCAGCTTGTTGAGAACACAGATGAGACGTACTGTATTGACAACGGGGCCTTGTACGATATCTGCTTCAGAACCTTGAAATTGACCACTCCAACCTACGGTGGCCTGAACCATTTAGTCTCTGCCACCATGTCTGGTGTAACTACATGTCTCCGATTCCCAGGTCAGCTGAATGCCGATCTCCGTAAATTGGCCGTCAACATGGTTCCCTTCCCACGTCTGCACTTCTTCATGCAAGGAATAAGGTTCAGTTAGAGTACCTTAAGGGACCTATTAGAACTTTGCACCGGAATCTATTACTCCCTTTTATTCCAATTCCCGAGGCTTCACCTACACCTTAATCAGTCCGCAAGGTCAGATCTAGGTCTACTCCGCCACAAGATGTCGAGTATGATGGAGTATCTATAGTTTCAGTTCCAGCACAGATATTTACGTCATTCCTATGCGTAGAAATCTACCCATTGGTCATTCACCTAGTCCACCGACTAGTGTTAATCAGACTTCACCTTCTTTATTTCAAACCCACTCTGTGACACATTTCGTCCCAGATTCACCAATTTCTGTTTTGCCCAACCAGTCATTACGAACACCAGTTCCAGTCGCAACACCAGTTGTAACCCCACAAACATTTTCTCCTCCAACAAGACCCAGACGCGACAGGCGTAAACCAGAACGCTATGGAGAATGGGTTTATCAACAGTCCATTGACAAAACAAGAGTACTTTGTCTaagatttatttgcattttacagtGTTGTTTACAAATTAGTGTTTTATAACCTATAAATTTGGTGTTTTGTAATCTAGAAACAGCCAAATGTGTTTAAGTCGTTTGTAACAGTTCTTTGTTACAGGTATTTGATACATGTAGATTATGTGTGGAAATGAGCTGTAATATTCAGGAATTTgctgttttcatttttcagcgtaacacattttacattttcaaattgatttattgttatttatgaaacttctttttcagatataaatCATTGCAAAAGGATATTTTATCTTGCATATCATTGCGAAATAAATTCTATGTTGAATGTATTCGCATAGGTTTCAGCAGAATTTGATAATTTTGATTTAATGCTTTCTCTAGCATTAAAATACTGTATCATGTATATTGTtgtattataagattctttcacaggttgtaggtgcagatgggaatatccggcctcgagggtaactgttaaggccgagttaccgcctaaacagttacccgagagccggatatttccatctgcacctataaccagtgacagaatctttttttagcataccgatttcaagaaataataacaaaaataaaatcaatcgaacggctttctttttagaactatttcttatggcagtgtatttaaacaaagcgcgggaaatcaaacgtccgtaaacaggaaggaCGTCATGGcgcttcaaaacaaacaacaatgtttagttccggttttgttttatcagttgcagcgtaacgttatgaatttttgataaaataacatgatttgaatcgagaaatatactatcaggaaccaataggtactgtcaaggtattgaatttttattccgttttttaaataaaatataagttactacataaattttatacatatatgtagttcgttatacgtcatttactgcacgagagtcatcttacaccccggggtgtaagatggatttttccagcaccggtaaagataccagAAATcctcgtctggtatgcaagaaataattTTATGGCTTTACTTCTACATTATAGAATGAGATGCTGAGCCTATTTCATCATCCAACAttgattttgctatttttttttaaaaaatcaagagAGGCAACTCCTATCAGAATGTTACATGCTGCACTAGATTGATTACACACTGTGGtcaaatatttaactttacttattttgtttcaaaattggtCGAACAAAACTTTTATTCCTTTAATATTCAGGAAGTCAGAATTTAAATTTCAATTATAATTGTATTCTTAGCTCCCAGAATGTCGGAGACATTCCAACAAAGTGAGGGAGTTTGTAGGAAAGTCAAGTTTCACCTtatttaaattgatgaaataattcactcaTTACATTTCTATGTATATGTCGTATATCAGTACTCCGTATTCCGTTGTATCATGTTTGTACTCTGTGTTCcgttgtattgtgttgtactccGTGTTTGTATTATCATGTCCAGTTATGTGTCCACCCGTGCATATGAACTTGTTTTATAGGATATGAGACGTTTTCTTTGGTCAGTTATGCTTTTgcacaaataacaacttttggcgCGAACTAACATTTGCACGGCCCTCTATATTTCATTCTTGAGAATCATTGGCTAGTGAACTCAAGTTCCTTTAGAACTACCTTTGTAATTTGGTAAAATGTCCTTATCTTTGGACGCCTTACTCTTTAGTATCTAAGTGTATCTTTGCTAGACGTTTCTGGTAAGCtattttatttagcatttgttcTTTTTGAATTCAGTAATAACTTAATTACCGCGAGAGATGTATTTTGTGAAATCTGTATTTTCCACGTCTGATATTGTTGCATTGTAATTCATATTGTTTTTATGTTcctgattttactgttttatgtttttcttcgTGTACTATACTGGTACTGTCCTACAAATAAATAGGTGAAACTTTAACATGGTTGTGTTCACCATAATACCCGAACTACCACTACTACACATGCATATACGGTACAAGTCCGTAGCCCGTAAAtctaaaaatacagttccgtatattccccgtatatgtcAAAATTACGGGATCCTTATACTAAGTATATCTTGCGTATAcggtcccgtattttcgaaaaatacgggaccgtatactcccgtatattgacccttttttcgcagtgttgtACA
Proteins encoded:
- the LOC128558920 gene encoding tubulin beta chain-like — its product is MREIVHMQAGQCGNQIGAKFCEVISDEHGDSDLQLERINVYYNEATGGKYVPRAILVDLEPGTMDSVRSGPFGQIFRPDNFVFGQSGAGNNWAKGHYTEGAELVDSVLDVVRKEAESCDCLQGFQLTHSLGGGTGSGMGTLLISKIREEYPDRIMNTFSVVPSPKVSDTIVEPYNATLSVHQLVENTDETYCIDNGALYDICFRTLKLTTPTYGGLNHLVSATMSGVTTCLRFPGQLNADLRKLAVNMVPFPRLHFFMQGIRFS